The Pseudophryne corroboree isolate aPseCor3 chromosome 10, aPseCor3.hap2, whole genome shotgun sequence DNA segment GTAGGGTAACAGTGTActctacacagaacacagcagtggTATTATACCGTAGGGTAACAGTGTActttacacagaacacagcagtgttATTATACCATAGGGTAACAGTGTActttacacagaacacagcagcgttATTATACCATAGGGTAACAGTGTActctacacagaacacagcagcgttATTATACCGTAGGGTAACAGTGTActctacacagaacacagcagcgttATTATACCATAGGGTAACAGTGTACTTTACACAGAACACGGCAGCGTTATTATACCGTAGGGTAAGTGTACTCTACACAGAGCACAGCAGCGTTATTATACTGTAGGGTAACAGTGTACTTTACACAGAACATAGCAGCGTTATTATACCGTAGGGTAACAGTGTActctacacagaacacagcagcgttATTATACCGTAGGGTAACAGTGTACTCTACACAGAGCACAGCAGCGTTATTATACTGTAGGGTAAGTGTACTCTACACAGAGCACAGCAGTGTTATTATACTGTAGGGTAACAGTGTACTTTACACAGAACATAGCACCATTATTATACTGCAGGGTAACAGTGTACGCTACACAGAACACGGCAGCGTTATTATACCGCAGGGTAACAGTGTACTCGACACAGAGCACAGCAGTGTTATTATACCGTAGGGTAACAGTGTACTTTACACAGAACACGGCAGCGTTATTATACCGTAGGGTAACAGTGTACTCTACACAGAACATAGCAGCGTTATTATACCGTAGGGTAACAGTGTActctacacagaacacagcagcgttATAATACCGCAGGGTAACAGTGTACTCTACACAGAACATAGCAGCGTTATTTATTATACCGTAGGGTAACATTATAATGTATACACATACAGTCCCGTCTACAGTCTACACACATCCATCATTATTACACTGTATATAGAGCAGAGGGAAGACACAAGCAATGCGTATATTATACAGTATTTACATATACTGCATATACCatgctgctaataataataataatatatggtaTGACAGTACACAGGACAGTATACACAGCACTGGTGTATTATACAGTATCTACATATATAGTATATACCATGCTGCTAATAATATATGGTATGAGAGCCAAGATACTGGCGTATATTATACAGTAcctaaatatacagtatacaccatgctgGTAATAATATATGGTATGACAGTACACAGGATAGTATACACAGCACTGGCGAATATTAAACAGTacatcattatacagtatataccatgCTGGTAATAATATATGGTATGACAGTACAGAGGACAGTATACACAGCACTGGCGTATTATACAGTACATCATTATACAGTATACCCCATGCTGGTAATAATATATGGTATGACAGTACACAGGATAGTATACACAGCACTGGCGTATTATACAGTACATCATTATACAGTATACCCCATGCTGGTAATAATATATGGTATGACAGTACACAAGATAGTATACACAGCACTGGCGTATTATACAGTACATCATTATACACTATATACCATGCTGGTAATAATCTATGGTATGACAGTATACACAGCACTGGCGTATTATACAGTACATCAGTATACCCCATGCTGGTAATAATATATGGTATGACAGTACAGAGGACAGTATACACAGCACTGGCGATTATACAGTACATcattatacagtatacaccatgctgGTAATAATATATGGTATGACAGTACACAGGACAGTATACAAAGCACTGGCGTATTATACAGTACATCATTATACACTATATACCATGCTGGTAATAATCTATGGTATGACAGTATACACAGCACTGGCGTATTATACAGTACATCATTATACAGTATACCCCATGCTGGTAATAATATATGGTATGACAGTACAGAGGATAGTATACACAGCAGTACAGTTGTAGGAGTACATAGCTTTAGTGTGAATGTTTTATGACAGTATACTCCTTCCTGAGCGTTACAGGTGAAAGAAGAACACACCGCCCATTGCAGACAACAGTCCTGTTTAATCTGCTAGACATGAAAGCATTGTGATCAGAGGCGATCAGAGCGGTCGTCCGCTGCGGGCCGCCtctgggggacagacccacacgctGCTATAACAAGGCAGGTCAGCCTGAGAAGTCCACAGTAAAGCCTGACCTTGGCTTGAGCACAGAACAAGCCCCTAGTGGCTGACCTGTTTATCCGGACAACACGCTCCGCTTCCTAATTAGCCAATTAGTGTCCCTTCAGTGCGCGAGGCTATGTATTATTGATAGGCGAGAGAGCGGCGTGTGGTAGGGGAGGCTAGCACAGATCTCCTAATGAGCGCTCAGACAAGGGCAGCCGGCGTGAGAGAACTCAGATGTGTTCTTAGCTATTTCTTACACCTCTCGGCCGCCTCCGACGCAGAGCGTTATCACAGCAATCTCACGCACCGGCCAAAGCGCGTCCCCTGTGTGCAGCAGATAGACACATATAGGACTGGCGCTAACACAGACATAAGTACAACCTCTATTATCAATGACTATCAGCTCACTATCATTTATCTGGTACATCGTATCAAATGACAGCTAGAATCCGACCGGTAGTCCACTTGTCCTGTTTATGTGGTTTGAGGAATCTCCCCTCAAATATCAAAGAAATTCCAACATCAAATAAATATTAATAGAAAACAAAACCACGTAATAACATGAAATACCTGAACCTCTGTTACTGTTGAGGGAGTCTGGCTGTCTCGTGGAAAATACACCAGAATAAGGGTGAGGATCACGGCCAGGAAGAGGAGCAAAATGCTGAAGAATCTGGAAGAAAAACAAAATATAGGATTCGTACCCTGactgtggacaagtggaatacctGGGGGGAAATGGAGACTGGACCGCTGCggcggcagcgatcacagtctgaagccctttgtggagtgcgcttgtGAGGCCcaggagatgctaacagcatctaggGCTGCGATCGCGGGGTGGGAGCGGGCGTGCCAACGGCGGtagaacgctgttggtggggcgcgctccggacaacgcaggcatgtccggatcgttgcggggggcgggccgcgttggctgcgtgacgtcacacgcagctgctgcagcacgGGTTCTGAATCGCCCCTTAGGTCCATTTCCACTATCACGTCGGTGATCTTGCAGGAATAGTTCTGCTAAGCTCCTATTTACCCTCACTGAGCCCAGTATACAGGGAGATGGCTATTAGAAACAGTGCCAGCTCTTAGCCGCATTGTCCATTGAATATGAGGATATCATGGCTCTTGCAGTTTCTGAGACTTTTGTAATGGAGACCCCCTGCAGTGTCCTTTTCTTGCCCcatcctgactctctctctctctcccagtacacTGGACTTTCGTCCTGACCTGATTAGCTGCTGGAGTGCTAGGTTGTTACGCCTGTGCCGGTGACCGTATCGGCACAGCTAGAAGTTGAACCCATGTCCTGATTCTCATTGTCAATTTGATTTCGTTTTGAATCTTGCGGTGCTTTCCACTCCTGAGCCGGTTTCAGGCTACATTTCTGATCTGCCGCCAGCCATGACCATAGAATGTTCCACTGTTCAAGCCTGATGGCTGCCAGCCCTGACCATGTATGCCTGCCAGCCCTGACCATAGAATGTTGAACTGTTCAGGCTTGATGGCTGCCAGCCCTGACCATGTATGCCTGCCTGCTGCCAGCCCTGACCATAGAATGTTCAACTATTCAAGCTTGGTGGCTGCCAGCCCTGACCATGTATGCCTGCCTGCTGCCAGCCCTGACCATAGAATGTTCAACTATTCAAGCGTGATGGTTGCCAGCTCTGACCATGTATGCCTGCCTGCTGCCAGCCCTGACCATAAAATGTTCAACTGTTCAAGCTTGATGGCTGCCAGCCCTGACCATGTATGCCTGCCTGCTGCCAGCCCTGACCATAGAATGTTCCACTGTTCAAGCTTGATGGCTGCCAGCCCTGACCATGAATAGTGTATTCGTTATAGCCTGCCTGCCGCCAGCCCTGATCTCAGACAGTTGCCCAGTCACTGGACAGTGTACATGTGCTGTCTGCCCACAATTCCAACACTCGAGTGCAGATATTATAGTATACCCATTCTGTTTCGGCTATACCGCTATCTGCATTGTTCCGGGAGTCAGATTTGTAAAACTTCTCTTACCGTGCTGCACCAGACGCTCGAGCAAGGATGATGCAGAGCAGCAGCGTTATCACCCAAATAACAGCTAGCACGAACACTCCGGTGCCCACTCCCAGCACTGTGGTAGCCATCCTACGGGGTAGAGATGAACAAGATTTATTTCCCATGCACTACATACATCCATCATTATGTACTATCTGGACGTCTTACCGTTCTCATTAGGGTGAATATTCATATCTACTGAGTTTTATATTTTGCAGCTGAAAATGTTTCACAGAATCACGGTGGGTAAGTGAGCGGGACCTCTTACAGACAGACCGTAAAGACAGACCGTATAAGCGCAGCTTTCAGACCAGCACCGCTCAACGCAAAAGCGTGTGATAAGTGTTTACCACGTAGGTTACAGTGTCAgtacacaaatcacatatacttaTCTCAGGGCTGACCGTTCCGTTAGCTGCTCCACTAGTATGAACAGCCACATATATTGTgtacaatgggcggtattcaaatgtttCCACCCGCTCCCGCTGGCAGCTATTCAATTATTTCTGCCGATGGGTGCAATATCATAAttgcagctcgctacccccagaggtggggagctgaaatgcgtgaaaaaaAGCGACccctttgggcgcccaaatgggacttttcgcgATTGCTCCCGTTATTTTATTCGGGTTTAGCCACTTTATTCGGCTAAACCCAATTGCCATGGGCGCAAAAACGGGGGTCAATTGAATATCTCCCATCACTTCAATGGAATACCGCCCAATGTGTCTTTCACCAGGTCCTTTACTGAAAAATCTCAGCATTAATTAATCTGTGAGCACATTTCCTGAAGGACATTGAAACAATTACATATGTCACCATTAGACGGCATATGCAGTAGTAGAAAATACTAGTGGGTCATGTACGAGGGTCCGAGTTTTCAGAAATAACTCGTTTCCGGCAATCTCAGCTGCCGATTTAAAGGGGCAATACTTTTAATGGCAAAACCAGACCGGTTTTTACTTTTTAAATCATTGCAGCTTTAAAATCTGCATCCAAGATGGCCGGAACTGTTCTGCTGCTGAAAACAACCCTCGTTACATGTCGTGCAGACaggggtctatgggcctaattcagacctgatcgctcgccagcattttttgcagcactgcgatcaggtcagaactgcgcatgcatatgcaccgcaatgcgcacacgcgtcgtacgggtacaaagcggatcgttgctgtgcgatgggttttatgaagaatccattcgcacagccgatcgcaaggagagtgacaggaagagggcgtttgtgggtggcaactgaccgttttctgggagtggttggaaaaacgcaggcgtgtccaagcgtttgcagggtgggtgtctgacgtcaattccggtcccggacaggctgaagtgatcgcagcggctgagtaagttctgggcaactcagaaactgcacaaagtttttttgttccgctcggctgcacatgcgatcgcacacttgcacagataaaatacactcccctatggacggcgactatctgatcacagtgctgcaaaaaatagctagcaagcgaccaactctgaatgagggcctataggccAGCATATATGGGTATCAAATTCCCTAGCAATAACTTACTCATGTAGCCACTTACTAAGAGCCCTCACTGACTCGCACCCGGCAAGTGCTAGTTGGGAACACACCTCAGCCTTCAGCGATGGATCTGAAACAAGCGGCATGCTGGCAAAGTGAGAGAGAAAACACCTACATCTATTAATAGTGCTTATCAATGAGACGCAGACAATGCAAGCAGACACCCGGCATACAAGGCCGGGTATGacgcgtgcctgccgtactgtacatCTCTCTTGATAATACGGTCATTCCACATCAACCGAACCAGTTTTTAAAATacttttgcccttatttatcaatgagtgataaattccactgtgagtgataaattgcaccagccaatcagcttcctaacttccatgtcacaggctgtgtttgaaaaatgacaggagcggattggctggtgcaatttatcactcacagtgcaatttatcactcattgataaataaaggcATTTTTACCTTACGTTTCCTGATCTTTATTGCACTCTAAATGGGGAATTGCAGCCGACTACAAATGGTGAATTTTACCCTTTATTTCATGTCGTTTTTGGGTCATAAGGGATTAATAATGTCAGAATTGTTGTGGGAATACAGTATAGCAGGTGTAGATATTTGGTGTGCCACATGGCTGGGTGTGAGGAAGTCAAGTTTCAAGTTGTCGTGTGGTACAGCAGGTCAGCCCGAGCTCTACCATGAACCTGGATGTTCGACAGCCCAGTCCGTACCATGCTAAGTTAGGGTAAAGAAATAAGTATAAATAGCCATGTACATTGCACTTGAGTGTTAGAGGTGTAGATCTCCTTTTATAGTTCATCTTATATCGCCTGCGGGCAACAGATGTAACACACCCCCATCCTCCCACTTTTTGGGCAATGTCCCACAGTCCCACCAAGGACCTCCAGATTCTGCAGAGGGGGAGAAAGGCTGCGGTGACCTGAGCTTGGGAGCAGCAACTCGGGGAGCAGTAGGTAGGCCCTCACAACCCTTTTTTGGCCACACGTTGGACTGTCCCTGCTCCAAGTTCACATATGTTGAgggttatggggtatattcaattgcaatcGAAAGCGGTCTTCTgttggaaagacgtcagttttttacttttttttttaggtcggaaggggttctgacctattcagtacaccccaaaattatccgacaagtcgATCCGCTTGAttctgtcagaaacggggccaaatccgacagagccgctgctctcccccgtctccccctctcAACTCCCTCGTCTgactctcaatccgactttttttaaagtctgattgagatggtcaggaactGCCAAATCTCATAGAATAacccttgtcagatccattccaacaaatgcatgtcggaatagaTCCGACTTTATGGCTGCAATAGGTAAACTTGCACCTCTGGAGAATAAAACCATTTTTCTAGGTTACACACCCCACTGTTACTGACACAACACTGCCCCTCTTACCTCTTAGACCGACCATTGGATACACAGGTGCCTCAAAAATATGGTATCAATTCtgaaagaagaggaagaagaattaGAGCGATGATACACAGCTGCTCTAGTAACTGCAATACATAAGAGCTGATTTATCAATATAAAGGAGATAACCTGGAGGTAAAACATAACCCTGCTAATAAAGTAATGGAACACCTGGCTCTACGCAATcattcaaccaatcagattctac contains these protein-coding regions:
- the TMEM218 gene encoding transmembrane protein 218 is translated as MATTVLGVGTGVFVLAVIWVITLLLCIILARASGAARFFSILLLFLAVILTLILVYFPRDSQTPSTVTEVQIVDTFFIGRYVLISVMSLIFLGSLFLALVYYALEPVYAKPLRAR